A region from the Flavobacteriales bacterium genome encodes:
- a CDS encoding lamin tail domain-containing protein has protein sequence MIKRLQISLWQIATLFFLLFNTAVNAQGDCNTPIPLTCGTPYTGTTVDGQSNFDVYGCASQQEEGKEKIHTITITQNSNITATLSGLSVDLDVHILSSCDANSCLARGNVTATAQNLSAGTYYVVVDGFGPAPAVEGAYTLEVTCSSNTGTGSCADPIPLTCGTPYTGTTVDGVSNFDVYSCASQQEEGKEKIHTITIAQNSDLTATLSGMSVDLDVHILSSCDANSCLARGNVTASAQNLSAGTYYVVVDGFGPAPAVEGAYTLEVTCTPNSVSGSCANPIPLTCGTPYTGSTTGLTNTIFDYSCSIWDNVGPEAIHTITPTSNGTLTATLTRPSGMDMEIAILSACDGNACLDKTVFDSGTTISATINNAVAGQQYYIVVDGDTQSDNGQYTVEVTCPQNTSGNCANPIPLTCGTPFTGTTVDGQSNFDVYSCASQQEEGKEKIHTITINQNSDLTATLSGMSVDLDIHILSSCNENSCLARGNVTATAQNLSAGTYYIVVDGFGPAPAVEGAYTLEVTCSANNTSGTCADPIPLTCGTPYSGNTTGFLNNFGNYSCSNIDKIGPEVIHTITSPGNGTLTATLTRPSSEDLEIGILSACNETACLDMTTFSTGTTITASINNAVAGQQYYIVVDGDETGDFGAYTVEVTCPQSTTVGDCTNPIPLTCGTPYTGTTADGLSNFNQYSCAQQQEGGKEKIHTITITQASNITAALSGMTADLDIHVLSSCDANACLGRNNTAVTVNALAPGTYYVVVDGFGAPGVNEGAYTLEVTCDPINTGGTGTCTTPIPLTCGTPYTGTTVDGESNFNQYSCGQQQEGGKEKIHTITLTQASNITAALSGMTADLDIHVLSSCDANACLGRNNTAVTVNALAPGTYYVVVDGFGAPGVNEGPYTLEVTCTPVNNGPQGCDELFFSEYIEGTGSNKAVEIYNPTNAPINLANYRIEIFSNGSTTSSSTINLSGNLAAYGKYVVANSNGVAGLTAQADMTSGSLGFNGDDAVVLLSTTDTIDIFGKIGEDPGSEWVNSPESSLDQTLYRKSTVTQGVSSNPANFNPSTEWVASGTDYFAGLGAHTSDCENSCTPNNVSVSEAICQGTSYVLGTQTLTTSGTYTETLTNVGGCDSVVTLTLTVNPLPSISAGNDVTINNGDAVTLSGAGGVSYMWNNGVTDGVSFTPTGTNTYIVTGVDANGCENTDTVVVTVNGGVAQPCTELFISEYLEGSANNKALEIYNPSAINVNLATYSIAIFANGATTPNATIPLSGTLAPNSTFVVVNNGANNNLLALGTIASGALTFNGDDAIVLLKNATDTIDIVGKVGEDPGSDWLGGTVSTQNMTLVRKASVQVGVNTNPASFDPSVEWDALPLDDITNIGTHASTCSVNPCVDQVAINETICEGAVYVFDGQNLDSTGTYTQTLTNMAGCDSIVTLELTVIPTQFVVEDTICAGSLYVFGNDTLTQSGTYLETFQGSMGCDSVVLLGLTITDPYDTTYATTVCSNPYVFGTQTITQNGTYTEIFQTSTGCDSTVTLEITFGNANDTTIVAEICQGESYVLGTQTLTTTGSYTEVFSTAGGCDSTVNLTLSVKATPLITITENNGDLVSSNGVSYQWLLNGDTIPGATGQNHTPTANGVYSVITTAFNGCSGTGTYDLQNVAVEELLQHSIEVMPNPTKGMLTVNAGEEVQVVIYNLIGEVVYTSTVALSTHSIDLTEKERGVYMVKVTNASNNMVIKRVVLN, from the coding sequence ATGATAAAAAGATTACAAATTTCTTTATGGCAAATAGCTACCCTCTTTTTTTTATTGTTTAATACAGCTGTTAATGCGCAAGGTGATTGTAATACTCCAATCCCATTAACGTGCGGAACACCATATACGGGAACAACTGTTGATGGACAATCTAATTTCGATGTGTATGGTTGTGCTTCACAACAGGAAGAAGGAAAAGAAAAAATTCATACCATTACAATAACACAAAACTCCAATATTACAGCAACTTTATCAGGGCTGTCTGTGGATTTGGATGTTCATATTTTATCATCATGTGATGCAAACTCATGTTTGGCACGAGGAAATGTTACGGCAACAGCACAAAATTTATCTGCAGGAACATACTATGTGGTTGTAGATGGCTTCGGACCAGCTCCAGCAGTCGAAGGAGCTTATACTTTGGAAGTAACTTGTAGTTCTAATACTGGTACAGGGTCATGTGCTGATCCAATTCCATTAACATGTGGTACACCTTATACAGGAACAACAGTAGATGGTGTTTCTAATTTTGATGTATACAGTTGTGCTTCACAACAGGAAGAAGGAAAAGAAAAAATTCATACGATAACCATTGCGCAGAATTCAGATTTGACAGCAACTTTATCAGGAATGTCAGTAGATTTAGATGTTCATATATTATCGTCATGTGATGCGAATTCATGTTTAGCAAGAGGAAATGTTACAGCATCAGCTCAAAACTTATCAGCAGGAACATATTATGTTGTAGTAGATGGATTTGGGCCAGCACCAGCAGTCGAAGGAGCTTATACTTTGGAAGTAACTTGTACTCCAAATTCTGTTTCTGGTTCATGTGCTAATCCAATACCATTAACATGCGGTACTCCTTATACAGGTAGTACTACAGGGTTAACCAATACCATTTTCGATTATAGTTGTTCAATATGGGATAATGTAGGTCCTGAAGCAATTCATACCATTACACCAACATCAAATGGAACATTAACCGCAACCTTAACAAGACCATCTGGAATGGATATGGAAATAGCGATACTCTCAGCTTGTGATGGAAACGCTTGTTTAGATAAAACAGTTTTTGATTCTGGGACAACAATTTCTGCAACAATCAATAATGCAGTAGCAGGACAACAATACTATATTGTTGTTGATGGTGATACACAATCAGATAACGGTCAGTATACTGTTGAAGTGACCTGCCCGCAAAATACTTCTGGAAATTGTGCCAACCCAATCCCATTAACATGTGGTACACCTTTCACAGGAACAACTGTAGATGGACAATCGAATTTTGATGTATATAGCTGTGCTTCACAACAAGAAGAAGGGAAAGAAAAAATTCATACCATTACAATCAACCAAAACTCTGATTTAACAGCAACCTTATCAGGAATGTCTGTAGATTTAGATATTCATATCTTATCATCATGTAATGAAAATTCATGTTTAGCAAGAGGTAATGTTACGGCAACAGCACAAAACTTATCAGCAGGAACATACTATATCGTAGTAGATGGATTTGGTCCAGCACCAGCAGTTGAGGGGGCTTATACTTTAGAAGTTACTTGTTCAGCAAATAATACATCAGGGACATGTGCAGACCCTATTCCGTTAACATGTGGAACACCATACTCTGGAAATACCACAGGATTTTTAAATAACTTCGGAAATTACAGTTGTTCCAATATTGATAAAATAGGACCAGAAGTAATCCATACAATTACTTCACCAGGGAATGGAACATTAACAGCTACATTGACACGTCCTAGTAGTGAAGACTTAGAGATAGGAATTTTATCTGCATGTAATGAAACAGCGTGTTTAGATATGACTACTTTTAGTACTGGAACTACAATCACAGCAAGTATTAATAATGCTGTAGCTGGGCAACAGTATTATATTGTTGTAGATGGTGATGAAACAGGTGATTTTGGAGCTTATACTGTCGAAGTTACTTGTCCACAAAGTACAACAGTTGGAGATTGTACTAATCCAATTCCATTAACTTGTGGAACGCCTTATACAGGGACTACAGCTGATGGACTGTCTAACTTTAACCAATACAGCTGTGCACAACAACAAGAAGGAGGAAAAGAGAAGATTCATACAATTACCATTACTCAAGCTTCTAATATTACAGCAGCACTATCAGGTATGACAGCTGATTTAGATATTCATGTTTTATCGTCATGTGATGCCAATGCTTGTTTAGGAAGAAACAATACAGCAGTAACTGTCAATGCTTTAGCACCAGGTACGTACTATGTTGTTGTTGATGGATTTGGTGCTCCTGGAGTAAATGAAGGGGCTTATACTTTAGAAGTTACTTGTGATCCAATTAATACAGGAGGAACAGGAACTTGTACAACTCCAATTCCATTAACTTGTGGAACTCCTTATACGGGAACGACTGTTGATGGCGAGTCAAACTTTAACCAATACAGTTGTGGACAACAACAAGAAGGAGGGAAAGAAAAAATTCATACCATTACACTAACTCAAGCTTCCAATATTACTGCGGCATTATCAGGTATGACAGCTGATTTAGATATCCACGTTTTATCATCATGTGACGCCAATGCTTGTTTAGGAAGAAACAACACAGCAGTAACTGTCAATGCTTTAGCACCAGGTACATACTATGTTGTTGTTGATGGGTTTGGTGCTCCTGGAGTAAATGAGGGGCCTTATACCTTAGAAGTTACTTGTACACCTGTTAATAATGGACCACAAGGGTGTGATGAGTTATTTTTCTCAGAATACATTGAAGGAACAGGAAGTAATAAGGCGGTTGAAATTTATAATCCAACAAATGCTCCTATAAACCTTGCGAATTATAGAATTGAGATCTTTTCAAATGGAAGTACAACGTCATCGTCAACAATTAATTTATCAGGTAATCTAGCAGCTTATGGAAAGTATGTAGTTGCCAATAGCAATGGAGTAGCAGGGTTAACTGCTCAAGCTGATATGACTTCAGGATCATTAGGTTTTAATGGAGACGACGCTGTAGTGTTGTTAAGTACTACTGATACCATAGATATTTTTGGTAAAATAGGTGAAGATCCAGGTTCAGAATGGGTTAACTCTCCTGAAAGTTCTTTAGATCAAACTTTATATCGAAAGTCAACGGTAACTCAAGGAGTGTCATCTAATCCAGCTAACTTTAATCCTTCAACTGAATGGGTAGCATCAGGTACAGATTATTTTGCAGGTCTTGGTGCACATACTTCAGATTGTGAAAATTCATGTACTCCTAATAATGTTTCAGTTTCTGAAGCCATTTGTCAAGGAACGTCTTATGTGTTAGGGACACAGACATTAACTACTTCTGGAACTTATACAGAAACCTTAACTAATGTAGGTGGATGTGATAGTGTGGTAACGTTAACATTAACCGTTAATCCATTGCCTTCGATAAGTGCAGGAAATGATGTTACGATTAACAATGGAGATGCAGTGACACTATCAGGAGCTGGAGGAGTTTCTTATATGTGGAATAATGGAGTAACAGACGGCGTGTCCTTTACACCAACTGGTACGAATACATATATCGTAACAGGTGTGGATGCTAATGGTTGTGAAAATACAGATACTGTTGTTGTAACTGTAAATGGTGGTGTTGCTCAGCCATGTACTGAGTTGTTTATTTCAGAATATTTAGAAGGTTCTGCAAATAATAAAGCGTTAGAAATATACAATCCATCAGCAATCAACGTGAACTTAGCAACCTATAGTATTGCAATATTTGCTAATGGAGCTACAACTCCAAATGCAACAATTCCATTGTCAGGTACATTAGCTCCAAATTCAACATTTGTAGTTGTAAATAATGGAGCAAATAATAATTTATTAGCTCTTGGTACTATTGCTTCTGGAGCTTTGACCTTTAATGGTGATGATGCTATTGTTTTATTGAAAAATGCAACAGATACCATCGATATCGTAGGAAAAGTAGGAGAGGATCCAGGTTCTGATTGGTTAGGAGGTACTGTCTCAACACAAAATATGACGTTGGTAAGAAAAGCTTCTGTTCAAGTAGGAGTTAATACCAATCCAGCTTCATTTGATCCATCAGTTGAATGGGATGCATTACCTTTAGATGATATTACTAATATTGGTACACATGCTTCCACTTGTTCTGTAAATCCTTGTGTAGATCAAGTTGCAATTAATGAAACGATTTGTGAAGGAGCAGTTTATGTATTTGATGGTCAGAATTTAGATAGTACAGGTACTTATACTCAAACATTAACGAATATGGCTGGTTGTGATAGTATCGTTACATTAGAGTTAACAGTAATTCCAACTCAATTTGTTGTTGAAGATACTATTTGTGCAGGAAGCTTATATGTGTTTGGTAATGATACGCTTACTCAATCAGGGACTTACTTAGAGACATTCCAAGGTTCTATGGGATGTGATAGTGTAGTATTGTTAGGATTAACAATTACAGATCCTTATGATACAACGTATGCTACTACAGTATGTTCAAACCCTTATGTTTTTGGAACACAAACAATTACTCAGAACGGTACGTATACTGAAATATTCCAAACAAGTACAGGGTGTGACAGCACAGTAACATTAGAAATTACATTTGGAAATGCTAATGATACGACAATTGTCGCGGAAATTTGCCAAGGAGAGTCTTATGTCTTAGGAACACAAACATTAACAACTACAGGGTCATATACAGAAGTGTTTAGTACTGCTGGAGGGTGTGATAGTACAGTTAATTTAACACTTTCGGTAAAAGCTACTCCGTTAATTACTATTACAGAAAATAATGGAGATTTGGTTTCGTCTAATGGTGTCTCTTATCAGTGGTTATTGAACGGAGATACAATACCAGGAGCTACAGGACAAAATCATACGCCTACTGCTAATGGAGTATATTCAGTGATAACAACTGCATTTAATGGATGTAGTGGGACTGGAACGTATGATCTTCAAAATGTAGCTGTAGAAGAACTCTTGCAGCATTCGATAGAAGTTATGCCTAATCCTACCAAAGGTATGTTAACCGTTAATGCAGGTGAAGAGGTACAAGTTGTGATCTATAATTTAATTGGGGAAGTTGTCTATACTTCAACAGTTGCGTTAAGTACACATAGCATTGATTTAACTGAGAAAGAAAGAGGGGTATATATGGTGAAAGTCACCAATGCTTCAAATAATATGGTTATTAAACGAGTTGTATTAAACTAA
- a CDS encoding gliding motility-associated C-terminal domain-containing protein: MRLTTLGIITLGLLSCKKESAGNLGTCKSIYDSNSITITNETSQIFCLLDDYDYQIDISNLNLSNIEWNSGENTPNISINKPGTYSGYGLNNNNDTIEFLFEAQDCDNHIYIPNAFTPNNDGQNDSFKVYFEYSTVCEEDFKLSIFGTTHQLIYQTNDYYLAWDGTTKGLNSPQGVYHYVLAYKREDGKVFEKTGQILLMR, from the coding sequence ATGAGATTAACTACTTTAGGTATAATTACATTAGGACTATTATCTTGTAAAAAAGAATCTGCAGGAAATTTAGGTACTTGTAAATCCATTTATGACTCCAATAGTATTACAATAACCAATGAAACTTCGCAAATCTTCTGCTTATTAGATGATTACGATTATCAAATAGACATTTCTAACCTGAACTTATCAAATATTGAATGGAATTCTGGTGAAAACACACCAAACATTTCAATTAATAAACCTGGTACTTATTCTGGTTATGGTTTAAACAATAATAACGACACCATTGAATTTTTATTCGAAGCTCAAGATTGTGATAATCACATTTATATCCCAAATGCTTTTACCCCAAACAATGACGGTCAAAATGATAGTTTTAAAGTATACTTTGAATACAGTACTGTTTGTGAAGAAGATTTTAAACTCTCTATTTTTGGCACTACCCATCAATTAATTTACCAAACTAATGATTATTATCTCGCTTGGGATGGAACAACTAAAGGTTTAAATTCTCCTCAAGGAGTATATCATTATGTGTTAGCATACAAGAGAGAAGATGGTAAAGTTTTTGAAAAAACTGGACAAATTTTATTGATGCGTTAA
- a CDS encoding type IX secretion system membrane protein PorP/SprF — protein sequence MSKQLFLLILFLPLTVLKWGQDSTTITQSKDLKTNTIAYIQFNSIRDAANIGIQGRNITLRSFSNLPNPSFTEIHNSVNIDGYLDKNNSVGLGLYYSIDNWSNLLFRNTLGFGFKKKIKNFHLGINIEKNTLSKDSAQLTFGDMIDPSAGIIYPTNDNGASNKVINYLNFSPSIIYSNNKLKIGLSLNNITEPNQALINDYTGVPMETNITISYLLRIKQKWAYIPMINYNASKHFNTIRLSNLITYYAPRKIHFLAISYIDKKWLSSQYGINFSNRFKFFGEVNFPIYYTNLFPISAQLGAQYTFKPKR from the coding sequence ATGTCTAAACAACTTTTTCTTTTAATACTTTTTCTCCCCCTTACTGTTCTAAAATGGGGACAGGATAGTACTACAATAACTCAATCTAAAGACTTAAAGACTAATACTATTGCCTATATTCAATTCAATTCGATTAGAGATGCCGCAAACATTGGAATACAAGGAAGAAACATTACTTTAAGAAGCTTTTCTAATCTCCCCAACCCTTCTTTTACAGAAATACACAACAGTGTAAATATAGATGGCTATCTTGACAAAAATAATTCAGTTGGTTTAGGCCTTTATTATTCTATAGACAATTGGAGCAATCTACTTTTTAGGAATACTCTTGGATTTGGATTTAAAAAGAAAATTAAAAACTTCCATCTAGGTATTAACATTGAGAAAAATACATTAAGTAAAGATTCAGCCCAATTAACATTTGGAGATATGATTGATCCTAGTGCTGGTATTATTTATCCAACAAACGATAATGGAGCAAGTAATAAAGTTATCAACTACCTAAACTTTAGCCCCTCTATTATATATTCCAATAATAAACTAAAAATTGGATTATCCTTAAACAATATAACGGAGCCAAATCAAGCTCTAATAAATGATTACACAGGTGTTCCAATGGAAACAAACATTACTATTTCATACCTACTTCGTATAAAACAAAAATGGGCTTACATACCAATGATTAATTACAATGCTTCGAAACATTTTAATACAATTAGATTAAGCAATCTAATAACCTATTACGCGCCTAGAAAAATTCACTTTTTAGCAATCAGTTATATAGATAAGAAGTGGTTAAGTAGCCAATACGGTATTAACTTTAGTAATCGTTTTAAGTTTTTTGGCGAAGTAAATTTTCCAATTTACTACACCAACCTCTTTCCTATTTCAGCTCAATTAGGAGCTCAGTACACTTTCAAACCTAAAAGATAA
- a CDS encoding cystathionine gamma-synthase, which yields MFASSQSALRRKMKFGTKAIHAGIEPDSSTGAIMTPIYQTSTYVQDEVGKHKGFEYSRTGNPTRSALESNVAAIENGNYGAAFGSGLAAIDCVIKMLKPGDEVISTNDLYGGTYRIFKTIFEQYGIHFRFVPMGDIELVQTAINERTKLIWVETPTNPTMQVIDIKAMAELAKKYKVLLAVDNTFATPFLQTPLDLGADIVMHSATKYLGGHSDVVMGLLVCRDENIAKEIYRIQNSSGAICGPMDAFLVLRGIKTLHLRMQQHCINGKAVAEMLATHPKVDQVYWPGLPEHQNHEIAKQQMKDFGGMVSFTLKGDRLEDALTIVKNLKIFALAESLGGVESLVGHPVTMTHAAIPKEEREKSGVSDSLIRLSVGIEDTIDILEDLRQALN from the coding sequence ATTTTCGCGTCTAGTCAAAGCGCGTTAAGAAGAAAAATGAAATTCGGAACCAAGGCAATACATGCTGGAATAGAACCAGACTCCTCAACAGGAGCAATTATGACGCCTATATATCAGACTTCTACTTATGTTCAGGATGAGGTTGGGAAACATAAAGGGTTTGAGTACTCAAGAACAGGAAATCCAACTAGAAGCGCTCTAGAAAGTAATGTAGCAGCAATAGAGAATGGGAACTATGGAGCAGCGTTTGGATCTGGCTTGGCAGCAATAGATTGTGTTATTAAAATGCTAAAACCTGGTGATGAGGTGATTTCAACCAATGACCTCTACGGTGGTACTTATCGTATTTTTAAAACGATATTTGAGCAGTATGGTATACACTTTCGTTTTGTGCCAATGGGAGACATTGAGTTGGTTCAAACAGCAATCAACGAACGTACAAAATTAATTTGGGTTGAAACACCAACCAATCCAACAATGCAGGTTATCGATATCAAAGCTATGGCTGAGTTGGCGAAGAAGTATAAGGTTTTGTTGGCTGTAGATAATACTTTTGCAACCCCTTTTTTACAAACTCCATTAGATTTAGGAGCGGATATTGTAATGCATTCAGCAACAAAATACTTAGGTGGACATTCAGATGTTGTAATGGGACTTCTCGTTTGTAGGGACGAAAACATAGCGAAAGAAATCTATAGAATTCAGAATAGTAGTGGGGCAATTTGTGGTCCTATGGATGCTTTTTTAGTATTAAGAGGAATAAAGACTCTTCACTTGAGAATGCAGCAACATTGTATTAATGGAAAAGCAGTGGCTGAGATGCTGGCGACTCATCCTAAAGTAGATCAAGTGTATTGGCCAGGCTTGCCAGAGCATCAAAATCATGAAATAGCAAAGCAGCAAATGAAAGATTTTGGCGGTATGGTTTCATTTACCTTAAAAGGAGATCGTTTAGAAGATGCTTTGACCATTGTAAAAAACTTAAAAATATTTGCTTTGGCAGAATCCTTAGGAGGTGTAGAATCCTTGGTTGGCCATCCAGTTACCATGACACATGCAGCAATCCCTAAAGAAGAAAGGGAGAAGAGTGGGGTTTCAGACTCGTTGATACGTTTAAGTGTTGGAATAGAGGACACCATAGACATCTTAGAAGATTTAAGACAAGCATTAAATTAA
- a CDS encoding isopenicillin N synthase family oxygenase: protein MNTPVGIPSIDLADFLSDDVTRREHFVKSIGEAYESIGFVAVRNHGISDELIEKLYAKVKAFFSLPTEIKMKYEIEGIGGQRGYTSFGREHAKQSKAGDLKEFWHFGQFVEDGDSIKEIYPDNVDVPEVENFLSTGREAYLTFMNTGRTLLRAIALYLGIKEDYFDQHIHNGNSILRPIHYPPIVNPEPDAVRAGEHEDINLITLLVGASADGLQVLNKQGEWVAVTSIENHIVVNVGDMLQRLTNNKLRSTTHRVVNPPKEQWGEDRFSIPFFLHPRPDMPLNCLEECIDEAHPKLHEDTLAGDYLNRRLKAIGLM from the coding sequence ATGAACACACCTGTTGGAATACCGTCAATTGATTTAGCAGATTTTTTATCAGACGATGTAACAAGAAGAGAGCACTTTGTAAAATCTATAGGAGAAGCTTATGAGTCTATTGGATTTGTAGCAGTTAGAAATCATGGGATTTCAGATGAGTTGATAGAAAAATTATATGCTAAAGTAAAAGCATTTTTTAGTTTGCCAACTGAAATTAAGATGAAATATGAAATTGAGGGGATAGGTGGACAAAGAGGGTATACTTCATTTGGAAGAGAGCATGCAAAACAGTCAAAAGCAGGTGACTTAAAAGAGTTTTGGCATTTTGGTCAGTTTGTTGAAGATGGAGATTCAATTAAAGAAATTTATCCTGATAATGTTGATGTGCCAGAAGTTGAAAACTTCTTAAGTACTGGGAGAGAAGCTTATTTAACATTTATGAATACAGGTAGGACGTTGTTAAGGGCTATAGCTTTGTATTTAGGAATTAAAGAAGATTACTTTGACCAACATATTCATAATGGAAATAGTATTTTAAGACCAATTCATTATCCTCCAATTGTAAATCCAGAACCAGATGCCGTTAGGGCTGGAGAACACGAAGATATTAATCTAATTACATTGTTAGTTGGAGCTTCTGCTGATGGTTTACAGGTCTTAAATAAACAAGGAGAATGGGTGGCCGTAACTTCTATCGAAAACCATATTGTGGTAAATGTAGGAGATATGCTTCAACGTTTGACGAATAATAAGTTACGTTCAACAACTCATCGAGTAGTTAATCCTCCTAAAGAGCAATGGGGAGAAGATCGTTTTTCTATTCCATTCTTTTTACATCCAAGACCTGACATGCCTTTAAATTGTTTGGAAGAATGTATAGATGAGGCTCATCCGAAACTACATGAAGATACACTTGCGGGTGATTATTTAAATAGAAGGTTGAAAGCTATAGGCTTAATGTAA
- a CDS encoding methyltransferase domain-containing protein produces the protein MGQKKPVPGQGVRKLTLKDQAPDCEIYINQPVYQLREVVANKKVVDIGCGYGKNRAIVEAVGGEWIGVEPFEGGAHVVVGDAEDLPFDTATFDVAIMDAVLEHIPDVGKAFSEVARVLKPGGVFVGYVAFMECFHEISYSHLSFKALEHYSNINGMKLEKVSGGGAFGIDYHLNVLFYPLPFKLFRKLIAKMMRFTFKVKSKFGYLGLKYKRKLSTEEAKETADLYYKIECLRQSNGFSYVIRKK, from the coding sequence ATGGGACAGAAGAAACCAGTGCCAGGGCAAGGAGTAAGAAAGTTAACCTTAAAAGATCAAGCTCCTGATTGTGAGATTTATATTAATCAACCGGTATATCAACTTCGAGAAGTTGTTGCTAACAAGAAAGTAGTGGATATAGGTTGTGGATATGGTAAAAACAGAGCTATTGTAGAAGCTGTAGGAGGTGAATGGATTGGGGTAGAGCCTTTTGAAGGTGGTGCTCATGTTGTTGTGGGAGATGCAGAAGACTTACCTTTTGATACTGCTACATTTGATGTGGCCATAATGGATGCTGTATTAGAGCATATCCCTGATGTTGGAAAGGCCTTTTCAGAAGTCGCTCGAGTATTGAAGCCTGGAGGTGTTTTTGTTGGGTATGTTGCTTTTATGGAGTGCTTTCATGAAATTTCGTATTCACATTTGAGTTTTAAAGCTTTAGAGCATTATTCAAATATTAACGGAATGAAATTAGAAAAAGTTTCTGGAGGGGGAGCATTTGGGATAGATTATCATCTGAATGTTCTTTTTTATCCTTTACCCTTTAAACTTTTTAGAAAGCTAATCGCTAAAATGATGCGATTTACATTTAAGGTAAAGTCAAAATTTGGATATCTAGGGCTAAAATATAAAAGAAAATTAAGTACTGAAGAAGCAAAAGAAACAGCTGATTTATATTATAAAATAGAATGTTTAAGGCAATCTAATGGTTTTTCGTATGTCATCAGAAAGAAATAG
- a CDS encoding hydroxymethylpyrimidine/phosphomethylpyrimidine kinase, protein MKKRPLVLSIAGFDPSGGAGVLADIKVFEQHKVQGMAVVTGNTIQTEDTFVKVEWVNEDFIKKQLGTLLSQYQFEYIKIGLVPSLDFLLRVLKIPELKTAKVIWDPILGTSSGFDFQHQLDRLEELLQNIDILTPNWNEIKTLSGEEDPHIGAAKLARFTNVYLKGGHADEQVGKDYLYTSKGKVYPFNPMGKYPTAKHGSGCVFSSALTANLAKEFPLIKACLRSKKYTTELLESNKGLLGYHKK, encoded by the coding sequence ATGAAGAAAAGACCTTTAGTTTTAAGTATAGCAGGATTTGATCCTTCTGGTGGCGCAGGTGTGTTGGCTGATATCAAAGTGTTTGAACAACATAAGGTGCAGGGAATGGCTGTTGTTACTGGGAATACTATTCAAACCGAAGATACCTTTGTAAAGGTAGAATGGGTGAATGAAGATTTTATTAAAAAGCAACTAGGAACGCTTTTGTCGCAATATCAATTTGAGTACATTAAAATAGGGCTAGTTCCCAGCCTTGATTTTTTATTAAGAGTATTAAAAATTCCTGAACTAAAAACAGCAAAAGTGATTTGGGACCCTATTTTGGGTACTTCATCAGGTTTTGATTTTCAACATCAATTAGATCGTTTAGAAGAGCTCCTCCAGAATATTGATATTCTGACTCCAAATTGGAATGAAATTAAAACGTTGTCTGGAGAAGAAGACCCACACATAGGAGCTGCTAAGTTAGCCCGTTTTACTAATGTTTATTTAAAAGGTGGGCATGCCGATGAACAAGTAGGAAAGGACTACCTTTATACATCAAAAGGAAAAGTGTATCCCTTTAATCCGATGGGGAAATACCCTACTGCTAAACATGGAAGTGGTTGTGTGTTTTCAAGTGCTTTAACAGCAAATTTAGCAAAAGAGTTTCCCTTAATTAAAGCTTGTTTAAGGTCAAAAAAATATACTACAGAGTTATTAGAAAGCAACAAAGGTTTATTGGGGTATCATAAGAAATAA